The Saccharothrix violaceirubra genome segment CGCGGGCACATCTGCCGGTCGGGACCGTGCCGCCCGTAGGCGCCGTCGGAAGGCGCGGGCTGCGGCGGCCGGGCTCGGCCGGTCCCGGGGCGGGCTGAGCAGCAAGGTCCACACCGCGGTCGACGCCGCCGGGCTGCCGTTGGCGTTCGTGCTCACCCCTGGCCAGGCCGGGGACAGCCCGCAATTCCGGACGGTGCTGGACCGGATCCGGGTTCCCGGCCCGGTCGGAAGGCCGCGCACCCGTCCGGACGCGGTGGCCGCGGACAAGGCGTACTCCTCCAAAGCCAACCGGGCCTACCTACGCCGCCGCCGGATCACGGCTGTGATCCCGGAGAAGACCGACCAGCGGGCCAACCGCAGGAACAAGGGCTCCGCCGGCGGGCGGCCTGTGTCCTTCGATCCCGTGCGCTACCGGCGGCGCAACACCGTCGAACGCCTCTTCCAGAAGATCAAGACATGGCGCGGACTGGCCACCCGCTACGACAAGACACCACAAAGCTACGAGGCCGGACTGCATCTACGAGGAGCCATCATGTGGTTGAAGACCCTTACCCCAACCACATGATCCCAACCCCAAACAGCTCCTAGCGGGCCTGGCCGCGGCGCACCGCGGTCAGCAGCAGTTGCGCCACGTCCACGACCTCGACGTGGGACGCCGCCGCCTTCTCGTTCTGCCGCGCGGTCACGCCGTCGGTCAGCATGACCCGGCAGAACGGGCAGCCGGTGGCGATCTTGGACGGCGCCGTGCCCAGCGCCTCGTCCACGCGGTCGACGTTGATGCGCTTGCCGATCCGCTCTTCCATCCACATGCGCGCACCGCCCGCGCCGCAGCACATCGACCGGTCGCCGTGCCGGGGCATCTCGCGCAGGTTCGCGCCCGCCGCGCCGACCAGTTCACGCGGCGCCTCGTAGACCTTGTTGTGCCGACCGAGGTAGCACGGGTCGTGGTAGGTCACGTCCTCGGCGATCTCGGCGACCGGCACGAGGCGGCGTTCGCGGACCAGGCGGTTGAGCAGCTGGGTGTGGTGCACGACCTCGTACGTGCCGCCGACCTGCGGGTACTCGTTGGCCAGCGTGTTGAAGCAGTGCGCGCACGTCACGACGATCTTGCGCCGACCGGGCTCGCGGCCCTCGAAGACCGTGTTGAGCACCTCGACGTTCTGCTGCGCCAGCATCTGGAACAGGAACTCGTTGCCCGCGCGCCGTGCCGGGTCGCCGGTGCACGTCTCCTCCGGCCCGAGCACCACGTAGGAGACCCCGGCGGTGTGCAGGAGTTCGGCCACGGCCCGGGTCGTCTTCTTCGCCCGGTCCTCGAACGCGCCCGCGCAGCCGACCCAGAACAGGTACTCGGCGTCGCCGAGTTCGCCGTCGAACACCGGCACCTCGAAGTCCAGCTCGTCGGTCCACGCGAGGCGGTCCTTGGCGTTCTGGCCCCAGGGGTTGCCCTTGTTCTCCAGGTTCTTGAACATGCCGCCGAGTTCCGACGGGAAGTTCGACTCGATCAGCACCTGGTAGCGCCGCATGTCGACGATGTGGTCCACGTGCTCGATGTCCACCGGGCACTGCTCGACGCAGGCGCCGCAGGTCGTGCACGACCACAGCACGTCCGGGTCGATCACGCCGAGTTCGTCGGCGCCGCCGATCAGCGGCCGTTCGGACTCGGCCAGCGCCAGCACGTCGATGGACTCCAGGCGCTTCTTGTAGTCCTCGTACTTGTCCTCGACCAGGCCGACCTCGTCGCCCGCCATGTCGCGCTTGCCGCCCGCGAGCAGGTAGGGCGCCTTGGCGAACGCGTGGTCGCGCAGCTGGGTGATCACGAGCTTCGGCGACAGCGGCTTGCCCGTGTTCCACGCGGGGCACTGCGACTGGCAGCGCCCGCACTCGGTGCACGTGCTGAAGTCCAGCCAACCCTTCCACGTGAAGTCCTCGACCTTGCCGACGCCGAACGTGTCCGTGTCCGGGTCGGCCTCTTCGAGGTCGAGCACCTTGCCGCCGCTCATCATCGGCCGCAGCGCGCCCAACGCCACGCCGCCGTCGTCCTCGCGCTTGAAGTAGATGTTGAAGAACGCGCTGAACCGGTGCCACGCCACGCCCATGGTCAGGTTCTTCGAGACCACGATCAGCCAGATCATGCCCGAGAGCAGCTTGACGACCGCCATGACCGAGACCCAGTCCGGCGAGGCGGGCAGGACTTCGCCCAGCGGCGCCGTGACGAAGGACGACCACAGCGGCGGGTCCTCCAGGCCGGACGCCTGCTTGAACGCCTTCACCCCGAGGATGCCGAGGCCCTCGATGATCACGACGGCTTCGACGAAGTACGCGGCCTTGAAGTCCGAACCGGCGAACCGGGACAGCCGGTCGGCCCGGCGCGGGTGGTTGAGCTGCCGGATCACGGCGAGCGCCACGCCACCGGCCACGGTGCCGATGCCGAGCAGTTCGACCAGCAGCGACCACAGCGACCACGTGCCGATCACCGGCCAGTGGAAGCCCGGCGAGAACACTTCGCCGTACGCCTCGAACAACACGGCCGAGCCGATGAGGAAGCCCCACATCACCAGCCAGTGCCAGGGCGCGACCTTGCGGAACTTCGCCATGCGGGTGTGCGCGGCGAACTCCACGATCAACGTGCGCAGTCGCGGCACGAACGGTCCGTTGCGCGTCGCGTCCGGTTGGCCCAGCCTGATGATCTTGATCATCCGGACCACTCCGGCGACGAACAGCCCCCACGCGAAAACGCTGACGGCGACGCCTACGGCGCCGAGGCTGAGCTGAAGGGCTCCCATGTCGCGGTGGCCTTTCCTCGTCGTTCTCCTGGTCGGGCACCCTACGCCCGACTACTGATGGGTAACCACTTGGTGGTGATCGTCCGCCCATTCAAGCGGTCGTCCGTGTCGGTTCCGATGCCTCAGTGTTGACCTTCACGCTGGACAATGAGGTGCATGGGATTCGCGTCTCGTGAGTCTTGGCAGGTGTCCCACACGACCAACCGCGCGGTGGACTGCGTCCTGTTCCTCCGCGACACCCTGGCGCTGTCCGTCGAGACCGTGCCCGAACTGCCCGGCCTCGACCCGTCCGTGCCGGTGGTGGTGCCGCCCGGCGTGGACCGCGCCGCCGCGGCCGACGAGTGGCTCGGCTGGTGGGCCGACGTGCTCGACCACGCCCGCGACGCCTCGCCCGGCCGGTCGCCGATCGACCCCGACGGGCCATCGCTTGCCGGACGTCCCGCGTCGCGCGCGGCCCTGCGCGCGCTCCTGCCCGCGTTCGCCGAGTACTCGGCACGCCGGCCACGCCGGGCCGGTGCGCTGCCCGTCGCCGAGGTCGTGCGCGGCGTCCGGTACCGGCTCGGTCGGCCGGTCAAGCCGTTTCGGCTGGTCATCACGGTCGTGGCCGTGCGCGGCCTGGTGTGGGAGCGGACGACCGCGACCCACGTGATCGCGTCCGAGCACTTCCTGGACGACCCCGGCCGGGGCGCGCCGGCGCTGCGCGCGATCGTGGAGACGCTCGCCTGACCTGCGCCTGGCGCCCGGCACCGGGGTAGGGACAACCCCCGTACGGGTTCGGGGGTTCCCCCGGTGTGCCCGACCCTCCCGG includes the following:
- a CDS encoding (Fe-S)-binding protein, with amino-acid sequence MGALQLSLGAVGVAVSVFAWGLFVAGVVRMIKIIRLGQPDATRNGPFVPRLRTLIVEFAAHTRMAKFRKVAPWHWLVMWGFLIGSAVLFEAYGEVFSPGFHWPVIGTWSLWSLLVELLGIGTVAGGVALAVIRQLNHPRRADRLSRFAGSDFKAAYFVEAVVIIEGLGILGVKAFKQASGLEDPPLWSSFVTAPLGEVLPASPDWVSVMAVVKLLSGMIWLIVVSKNLTMGVAWHRFSAFFNIYFKREDDGGVALGALRPMMSGGKVLDLEEADPDTDTFGVGKVEDFTWKGWLDFSTCTECGRCQSQCPAWNTGKPLSPKLVITQLRDHAFAKAPYLLAGGKRDMAGDEVGLVEDKYEDYKKRLESIDVLALAESERPLIGGADELGVIDPDVLWSCTTCGACVEQCPVDIEHVDHIVDMRRYQVLIESNFPSELGGMFKNLENKGNPWGQNAKDRLAWTDELDFEVPVFDGELGDAEYLFWVGCAGAFEDRAKKTTRAVAELLHTAGVSYVVLGPEETCTGDPARRAGNEFLFQMLAQQNVEVLNTVFEGREPGRRKIVVTCAHCFNTLANEYPQVGGTYEVVHHTQLLNRLVRERRLVPVAEIAEDVTYHDPCYLGRHNKVYEAPRELVGAAGANLREMPRHGDRSMCCGAGGARMWMEERIGKRINVDRVDEALGTAPSKIATGCPFCRVMLTDGVTARQNEKAAASHVEVVDVAQLLLTAVRRGQAR